The region GGATTAGTTGTAGCAGCTGCGGCTGTACTTTCTTCCTATGTTATGAAAAGAGTTTTACCAAAGATCAGTATGAAATGGTTTCATCAGATCGGTTTCTCAGCAATGGTCATATCCGGAATTATTATGCTGATAGGCTTTTTCACAAAAGCTCAGAAGGACGAAAATGCCAGTTTGTATACAACATGGGAAAGAAAAGGATTAAGAAGCCATTTAACATGGTCTGAAGATAATTATACTATTGAATTTAAATGGTCCGAAGGTTTTGAATTTGAGAAAGTCATTACTTATGACCAGTTGCCTGAAGATAAGAGACGTTTTGTAGATAGTCTTTCTGTCCAATACAAACACCGCGTTTTTGAGGTTGTTAAAAGTTTTAAAGGAACAAGTTATGAAGTATATTTCCTGGATGAAAACGGGAAACTGATTAAGAAACTTGATTTCTAAAAAGTGATATATTTCTTTAAATTAAAAATTACCCTAATAATAAATTAAATTATAAATGGAATACGCAAATAATATTCTGGAGACTATTGGAAATACACCATTAGTGAAGCTAAACAGAGTGTTGGGTGAAGATTTCCCTGCTTTGGTTTTGGCCAAAGTAGAAACCTTTAATCCGGGCAATTCGGTGAAAGACCGTATGGCACTGAAGATGATAGAAGATGCAGAAAAGGACGGAAGACTAAAGCCTGGAGGAACCATTATTGAAGGGACATCCGGAAATACAGGAATGGGACTGGCTTTAGCTGCAATTATCAAAGGATACAAATGTATTTTTGTGACGAATGACAAACAGTCTAAAGAGAAATGTGATATTTTGCGGGCTGTAGGTGCTGAGGTTATTGTATGTCCAACTGATGTACCACCAGAAAGTAAAAGATCTTATTATTCAGTTTCTAAAAGACTGGCTCAGGAAACACCTAATGGTTGGTATGTAAATCAATACGATAATCCGTCCAACAGACAGGCTCATTATGAAAGTACGGCGCCGGAGATCTGGAAGCAGACTGAAGGAAAGCTGACTCATTTTGTTGTAGGTGCAGGTACCGGTGGTACTATTACGGGATGCGGAAGATTTTTCAAAGAACAAAATCCGGATATTCAGGTAATCGGTATAGATACTTATGGTTCTATCCTGAAGCACTTCCATGAAACCGGAGAGATTGATAAGTCTTTAATTCATACCTATATTACAGAAGGTATTGGAGAAGATATTATCCCGGAGAACTATGATATGAGTGTTATCGATCATTTCGAGAAAGTGACAGATAAAGACGGAGCAATCTACGCCAGAAAACTGGCCCTTGAAGAAGGCATCTTCTGTGGATATTCTGCAGGTAGTGCGATTGCAGCTATGGTACAAATGAAAGACCGCTTTACAAAAGATGATGTTGTTGTTGTATTATTACACGATCATGGCAGCCGCTATGTAGGTAAAATATACAATGATGAATGGATGAAAGCACAAGGCTGGTTGTAAGGTATAAAAATAAAAACCTGAAGTTTTTACTTCAGGTTTTTTTATGGGTATCTATTTCTTTCTAATCAGGAATAATCCTATAAAGGTTAGTAATCCGTTGATAAGTAATAGTTCTAATCCTATTTTAAAATCTCCGAAAATCTGCTCCTGATACTTGTCTATAAAATAACTGATTACAGGTGCTGCAATACATACATAAGGAACCAAATGGTCTTTTACTTTATATTTTGTGAAAATTCCGAAAACAAATAAACCTAATAATGGTCCGTATGTAAAGCCTGCTAATTTTAGGATTACCCCGATCATGGAACTGTCATTGATCCATTTAAAGACAAGTACCATGATAAGGAAAGATACAGCAACAATAAGGTGTACTCTTTTTCTTACTTTTTCCTGCTTCTTTTCTTCCCAGCCTTTATTTTTAATATTCAGAATGTCAATACAGAAAGAGGAGGTAAGGGCTGTCATTGCACCATCTGCACTTGGAAATAACGCCGAAATCAAGGCAATGATAAAGATAACAGAAATTACAGGGGACATATGCTCCAGAGCTATAGCCGGAAACAAACCATCACCAACAGCTTCAACATGTTCTCTGGCTCCATATAGATGTAATAATCCTCCCATATAAAGGAATAATCCGATAACTACCAACATAATGAATCCAAGGCTTACCATATTTTTTTGAGAGTCTTTCAGGTTGGTTACCGAAAGACTTTTCTGCATCATTTCCTGGTCTATACCTGTCATAGTAATTGTGATAAAGGCGCCGGCAATAATCTGTTTAATAAAGAAATTTTTCTCCATAGGATCTGTACCGAATATTTGAGTATAGCCCTTTTCATGCATTGCGGTAAAGCTTTCGCCTACACTTATCCCCATATGTGAAAGCATATAAATTGT is a window of Elizabethkingia anophelis R26 DNA encoding:
- a CDS encoding PLP-dependent cysteine synthase family protein; protein product: MEYANNILETIGNTPLVKLNRVLGEDFPALVLAKVETFNPGNSVKDRMALKMIEDAEKDGRLKPGGTIIEGTSGNTGMGLALAAIIKGYKCIFVTNDKQSKEKCDILRAVGAEVIVCPTDVPPESKRSYYSVSKRLAQETPNGWYVNQYDNPSNRQAHYESTAPEIWKQTEGKLTHFVVGAGTGGTITGCGRFFKEQNPDIQVIGIDTYGSILKHFHETGEIDKSLIHTYITEGIGEDIIPENYDMSVIDHFEKVTDKDGAIYARKLALEEGIFCGYSAGSAIAAMVQMKDRFTKDDVVVVLLHDHGSRYVGKIYNDEWMKAQGWL
- a CDS encoding sodium:solute symporter, whose protein sequence is MSPVILLLIVFAYFAILLYVSYRTGKGSNNESFFIGNRNSNWMLVAFGMIGTSLSGVTFVSVPGAVGKDNFGYLQITLGYLIGYIIIAYVLLPLYYRLKLTSIYSYLQQRMGKLSEKTGATIFIISRLVGATARLYLVVNILQMTILDKLGVPFIATTIIILGMIILYTYEGGVKTIVWTDTLQTSCMLGGLIICTIYMLSHMGISVGESFTAMHEKGYTQIFGTDPMEKNFFIKQIIAGAFITITMTGIDQEMMQKSLSVTNLKDSQKNMVSLGFIMLVVIGLFLYMGGLLHLYGAREHVEAVGDGLFPAIALEHMSPVISVIFIIALISALFPSADGAMTALTSSFCIDILNIKNKGWEEKKQEKVRKRVHLIVAVSFLIMVLVFKWINDSSMIGVILKLAGFTYGPLLGLFVFGIFTKYKVKDHLVPYVCIAAPVISYFIDKYQEQIFGDFKIGLELLLINGLLTFIGLFLIRKK